The following are from one region of the Fibrobacter sp. UWEL genome:
- a CDS encoding glycoside hydrolase family 9 protein yields the protein MNYPVRYNHLGYTPEASKTFFVDVNAFPCKGSFSILDEQGKVVFEGSLREGSFGHKGICDYSGETLWTGDFSAVKEPGSYRIMVVGKDGSQFKTERFEISNSWILAQAKANIKSFFYQRSGVELKAEFAGPWARPAAHLDDNIGFHPMMERDGSWNAHGGWYDAGDYGKYIVNGGISVGTLLLACQMAPDAAAVNVGGTFDLPYSLKEETRFELEFFLRMQYLDGGVFFKVTPERWDGFISPHDSDMLQKRLVLGKSTTSTLNFAGAVAQASCVFRKDDRAFADCCLDAAIRAYGWAVENPAVGWPRNTEGSGGYGDEHYDDEFFWTRAALFCALNAAGRCDDSLCGEVRKMLPADMDKNPAFFGMDWRDTQNMGWALLALQEYDRELQQRAQWMLDGVAGEILKKQNEDAYGLSIRKFIWGSNGEIANHALTLLIVNQWKKDDVLRSASLEMMHFVYGRNPVNTCFVTGAAWSSPMHPHHRLSHSDGVEEPIPGLVVGGINADRQDGHRAPHYPSDLPGLSYTDERCSFASNEIAINWSSPLTAVLLLLS from the coding sequence ATGAATTATCCTGTTCGCTACAATCATTTGGGGTATACGCCCGAGGCTTCTAAAACCTTTTTTGTGGATGTGAATGCATTTCCCTGCAAAGGTTCTTTTAGCATTCTAGACGAACAGGGAAAGGTTGTTTTTGAAGGCTCCCTGAGGGAAGGCTCCTTTGGACATAAGGGCATTTGCGATTACTCTGGAGAAACCTTGTGGACCGGCGATTTTTCTGCTGTGAAAGAACCGGGTTCGTATCGCATTATGGTTGTGGGGAAGGACGGTTCCCAGTTTAAGACGGAACGGTTTGAAATCTCAAACAGCTGGATTCTCGCCCAGGCCAAAGCGAATATCAAATCCTTCTTCTACCAGCGTTCCGGCGTGGAACTTAAGGCGGAATTTGCGGGGCCCTGGGCCCGTCCTGCGGCCCATTTGGATGACAACATTGGATTTCATCCCATGATGGAGCGAGACGGCTCCTGGAATGCTCATGGCGGTTGGTATGATGCTGGCGACTATGGCAAGTACATCGTGAATGGAGGCATTTCCGTAGGGACTCTTTTGCTGGCGTGCCAGATGGCACCTGATGCAGCTGCGGTGAATGTGGGTGGAACATTTGATTTGCCCTATAGCCTTAAAGAAGAAACCCGATTTGAACTGGAATTTTTCCTGCGTATGCAGTATCTTGACGGCGGCGTTTTCTTTAAGGTAACTCCGGAACGTTGGGATGGCTTTATTTCGCCTCATGATTCTGACATGCTGCAAAAGCGCTTGGTGCTGGGAAAGTCCACCACATCCACCTTGAATTTTGCTGGCGCAGTGGCGCAGGCTTCTTGCGTTTTCCGTAAGGATGATAGGGCTTTTGCAGATTGCTGTCTGGACGCCGCCATCAGGGCCTATGGCTGGGCCGTTGAAAATCCCGCGGTAGGGTGGCCTCGCAATACGGAAGGAAGCGGCGGCTATGGCGATGAACATTACGATGACGAATTCTTCTGGACTCGTGCGGCCTTGTTCTGTGCCTTAAATGCTGCAGGACGTTGTGACGATTCCCTCTGTGGCGAAGTCCGCAAGATGTTGCCTGCGGATATGGATAAAAATCCGGCTTTCTTTGGAATGGACTGGCGCGATACCCAGAACATGGGGTGGGCTTTGCTTGCCTTGCAGGAATACGATCGCGAACTGCAACAGCGTGCCCAATGGATGCTGGATGGCGTTGCAGGTGAAATTCTGAAGAAACAAAACGAAGACGCCTATGGACTTTCGATCCGCAAGTTTATTTGGGGAAGCAATGGCGAAATTGCCAATCATGCCTTGACTTTGCTGATAGTGAACCAGTGGAAAAAGGATGATGTGTTAAGATCGGCTAGTCTTGAAATGATGCACTTCGTGTATGGACGCAATCCGGTAAATACTTGCTTTGTCACTGGTGCGGCCTGGAGTTCACCCATGCATCCCCATCATCGTCTGAGCCATTCAGATGGAGTGGAAGAACCGATCCCAGGCCTTGTGGTAGGCGGTATCAATGCGGATCGACAGGACGGTCATCGCGCGCCCCATTATCCCAGCGATTTGCCGGGTTTGTCCTATACGGATGAACGTTGTTCTTTTGCGAGCAATGAGATTGCCATCAACTGGAGTTCTCCGCTGACGGCGGTGCTGCTACTTCTTAGCTGA
- a CDS encoding deoxyribonuclease IV translates to MLHIGCHLSSTDGFLAMGKTALSIGADTFQFFTRNPRGGAAKPFDKNDAAKLSELMEANNFAPILAHAPYTLNACAADPGLRQFAEDVMADDIFRMDHFAEAMYNFHPGSHVKQGPEVGIEFISSMLNRLLKPTQKTTVLLETMAGKGSEVGRNFEEIRAILDRVELKDKMGVCMDTCHVFDGGYDIVDHLDDVLEQFDKVIGLNKLKAIHLNDSKNPMGSHKDRHEVIGGGFIGLDALVRVVNHKSLRDLPFFLETPNELPGYAAEIKLMRSRFLR, encoded by the coding sequence ATGCTACATATTGGTTGTCACTTATCTTCGACGGACGGTTTTCTCGCTATGGGTAAAACCGCCCTTTCTATTGGTGCGGATACTTTCCAGTTCTTTACCCGAAACCCTCGTGGTGGGGCGGCAAAACCCTTCGACAAGAATGACGCCGCGAAGCTTTCTGAACTGATGGAGGCGAACAACTTCGCTCCTATCCTGGCTCACGCTCCCTATACGTTGAACGCCTGCGCCGCAGATCCGGGCCTGCGTCAGTTTGCGGAAGATGTGATGGCGGATGATATTTTCCGTATGGATCATTTTGCGGAGGCCATGTATAACTTTCACCCGGGTAGCCATGTGAAGCAAGGTCCTGAAGTGGGCATCGAGTTCATTTCTTCCATGCTGAATCGCCTGCTGAAACCGACCCAGAAGACGACCGTCCTGCTGGAAACCATGGCGGGAAAAGGCTCTGAGGTGGGACGCAACTTCGAGGAAATTCGTGCTATTTTGGACCGAGTGGAATTGAAGGATAAGATGGGCGTTTGCATGGATACTTGTCATGTTTTTGACGGTGGCTACGATATTGTGGACCATCTGGACGATGTGCTGGAACAGTTCGACAAGGTCATCGGCTTGAATAAACTGAAGGCGATTCACCTGAATGATAGCAAGAACCCTATGGGCAGCCACAAGGACCGTCATGAGGTCATTGGAGGCGGTTTCATTGGGTTGGACGCGTTGGTAAGGGTGGTGAACCATAAGTCATTGCGGGATTTGCCGTTCTTTTTGGAAACTCCCAATGAGCTGCCGGGATATGCCGCTGAGATTAAGTTGATGCGGTCGCGGTTCTTGCGGTAA
- a CDS encoding NosD domain-containing protein, producing MILRVVSVTALLAMALHVSAFAVDSEYVKGGILSGFLKKGTSPYLVKETIVVPKGKALVIEAGTVLEFETGTGLDIRGGSLAIMGQTNSPVVFKAKDSRWNGVSVTGNNNADVQDLIIKDAEYGISVENGSFEMMGVTIDNPARIGLHVKNAFVNAQWIDVLNSSNVGIWASKGSNLKLSGARVEKNRIGLLATDSSSLNIRSTNIRLNDVGVFIQGENQTVQNGLLVEDNKIGLASAERPDPAFKKSVTRQNDRRLLRNVAMLEPTLGEEPENSYASELTAMEAEVASESGWKVSGNVILDLGYHEVLTYRNYHADMIVGEDTIYHGDHFKNYFQTPGLFANWIADVVMESDDGRTFEIASDISSDKWNNFNVHSFLASYSDDFQKMVLGHQFVSSDDLAMAGVSMLGASYELQLFKNAAKMPMFEVTAFGGEVQAPKVVGTKDRDIYNEYIDDGEAVAQKMVLGAKVLWNMHRRFDGALGFVGSKDYLEDPFLRDGMTENANTSTPVLTSRTLFAEGNWLMYPGDIKLNGQVAIGVADTANAAAIRAMNSVFEAEGLDVSNFSLLNRLMKNPSAVYSLSQAELETIFGDNSMMTVSDMRKKLSELLALAKSTVRDYKTTEVRPSHGEFWDHRNWAMAGSFEWSNENTFVEGYFKYVGAGYYSAGSADQLQNTRLYGGNLKHRFTDFWKLNFGYDINVENAYDGGNGYNIFGLGEGDKWGLSGADDKWLETHSQKENRTLYIHDGYLSNEFKIMDNLALFVKYGFNYRTRSTSLRLHANYEAASGIYDDSWFSPRSGKANVSFEANGDTIKLDSARWAKYQALQDEDYLASMFEEKLLKHTVELGVTYKFPKNILKVGGVWVYRTDLSEFGDDDLLDGFNFSDETYGILGYYFHGGDYFEQRYPISLTTTLENVRNTISFMPRYKIYNRDDMTEFEWNISDNLSFPLVKDFMEMTLNGSFRQNIMNRSDEGEDEDEMEIDITGSVALRVHHTATLFTDWTVGTVMDYRPDNRPDQYKDLYFILSLNYSF from the coding sequence ATGATTTTAAGAGTTGTTTCTGTAACAGCACTACTTGCAATGGCACTCCATGTGAGTGCTTTTGCTGTTGATAGTGAATATGTCAAAGGTGGCATTTTAAGTGGCTTTTTGAAAAAAGGAACCTCTCCTTACCTGGTTAAGGAGACGATTGTTGTCCCGAAGGGAAAGGCTCTTGTCATTGAAGCGGGTACTGTTCTGGAATTTGAAACCGGGACCGGCCTGGATATTCGTGGTGGCTCTCTGGCCATTATGGGTCAGACCAATAGCCCCGTGGTATTCAAGGCCAAGGATTCCCGTTGGAACGGTGTTTCCGTAACTGGGAATAACAATGCTGACGTTCAGGATTTGATTATTAAGGATGCGGAGTACGGTATCTCCGTTGAAAATGGTTCCTTTGAGATGATGGGTGTAACCATTGACAATCCTGCACGTATTGGCTTGCATGTGAAGAACGCCTTTGTGAATGCGCAATGGATTGACGTGCTCAATAGTTCCAATGTGGGTATCTGGGCATCCAAGGGCTCCAATCTGAAACTTTCTGGCGCCAGAGTGGAAAAGAACCGCATTGGCTTGCTGGCTACAGATAGTTCCTCTTTGAACATTCGCTCTACGAACATCCGTCTGAATGACGTGGGTGTCTTTATTCAGGGTGAAAATCAGACTGTGCAGAATGGCTTGCTGGTGGAAGACAACAAGATTGGTCTCGCTTCTGCTGAACGTCCCGATCCTGCTTTCAAGAAATCCGTGACCCGTCAGAATGACCGTCGACTTCTGAGAAATGTGGCAATGTTGGAACCCACCTTGGGTGAGGAACCTGAAAATTCCTACGCAAGTGAATTGACCGCTATGGAAGCGGAAGTTGCTTCTGAATCGGGCTGGAAGGTTTCTGGCAATGTAATCCTTGACTTGGGTTACCATGAAGTCCTTACTTACCGCAACTATCATGCAGATATGATTGTGGGCGAGGATACCATTTATCATGGAGATCACTTCAAGAATTATTTCCAGACTCCGGGTCTTTTTGCAAACTGGATTGCAGACGTGGTGATGGAATCTGACGATGGCCGCACCTTTGAAATCGCCTCTGACATTTCCAGCGACAAGTGGAACAACTTTAACGTTCATTCCTTCTTGGCTTCCTATTCTGATGATTTCCAGAAAATGGTTCTTGGCCATCAGTTTGTCAGTAGTGATGATCTTGCCATGGCTGGCGTTAGCATGCTGGGCGCTTCTTATGAACTTCAGCTTTTCAAGAATGCGGCCAAGATGCCTATGTTTGAAGTTACTGCCTTTGGTGGCGAAGTTCAGGCTCCCAAGGTGGTGGGCACTAAGGATCGCGACATTTATAACGAATATATCGATGATGGTGAGGCTGTCGCCCAGAAGATGGTTCTTGGTGCTAAGGTTCTCTGGAATATGCATCGCCGTTTTGATGGAGCCTTAGGTTTTGTAGGGAGTAAGGACTATCTAGAAGATCCCTTCCTGAGAGATGGTATGACTGAAAATGCGAATACCTCCACTCCTGTTCTGACTTCTAGAACCTTGTTTGCTGAAGGTAATTGGCTCATGTATCCGGGCGATATCAAGCTGAATGGCCAGGTGGCTATTGGCGTTGCTGATACTGCTAATGCCGCAGCCATCCGAGCAATGAACAGTGTGTTTGAAGCTGAAGGTCTTGATGTATCTAATTTCAGCTTGTTGAATCGCCTGATGAAAAATCCCTCAGCTGTTTATTCCTTGAGCCAGGCTGAATTGGAAACCATCTTTGGGGACAATTCCATGATGACGGTTTCCGACATGAGGAAGAAACTGAGTGAACTTCTCGCGCTGGCAAAATCTACCGTAAGAGATTACAAGACTACGGAAGTACGTCCTTCTCATGGCGAATTCTGGGATCACAGAAACTGGGCTATGGCGGGGTCCTTTGAATGGTCCAACGAGAATACCTTTGTGGAAGGTTACTTCAAGTATGTGGGCGCCGGTTATTATAGTGCAGGCTCTGCGGACCAGCTCCAGAATACCCGCTTGTATGGTGGTAACCTGAAGCATCGATTTACCGATTTCTGGAAACTGAATTTCGGTTACGACATCAATGTTGAAAATGCCTACGATGGTGGAAACGGCTATAATATCTTTGGCTTGGGTGAAGGCGATAAGTGGGGCCTGTCTGGCGCTGACGACAAGTGGCTGGAAACTCATAGCCAGAAGGAAAACCGTACTCTCTATATTCATGATGGTTACTTGAGTAACGAATTCAAGATCATGGACAATCTGGCCCTGTTTGTGAAGTATGGCTTTAACTATCGTACTCGTAGCACTTCCTTGAGACTTCACGCTAACTACGAAGCCGCATCTGGTATTTATGACGATAGCTGGTTCAGCCCTCGTTCTGGGAAGGCTAATGTTTCCTTTGAGGCTAATGGCGACACCATCAAGCTTGACTCTGCTAGATGGGCTAAATACCAGGCCTTGCAAGATGAAGACTATCTGGCCTCCATGTTCGAAGAAAAGCTGCTGAAGCATACTGTGGAATTGGGCGTGACTTACAAGTTCCCCAAGAACATCTTGAAGGTTGGTGGCGTATGGGTCTATCGTACGGACTTGTCTGAATTCGGTGATGATGACTTGCTGGATGGCTTTAACTTCTCCGACGAAACCTATGGCATTCTGGGTTACTACTTCCATGGTGGTGATTACTTTGAACAGCGTTATCCGATTTCCTTGACAACGACCTTGGAGAATGTGCGTAATACCATTAGCTTCATGCCTCGCTACAAGATTTATAATCGCGATGACATGACGGAATTCGAATGGAATATTTCTGATAATCTGTCTTTCCCGCTGGTGAAGGACTTTATGGAAATGACCCTGAATGGATCTTTCCGTCAGAATATTATGAATCGTTCTGATGAGGGTGAGGATGAAGATGAAATGGAAATTGATATTACTGGTTCTGTTGCTTTGCGCGTGCATCATACCGCAACACTCTTTACGGACTGGACGGTGGGTACTGTAATGGACTACAGACCGGACAATCGTCCTGACCAGTACAAGGACCTCTATTTCATCCTCTCTCTGAATTATTCCTTCTAG
- a CDS encoding FecR domain-containing protein, producing the protein MFEKCSLLHGLAVLALVPAMAYSAPAAGKVRSVLGTVERQKISQNDWSALRANANVFQSDKVRTGEASEVIFNLPDGSSITIAEFAEVELATLLQPNDKGGFETRIDIKKGHINFAVEKLKQKNSTFKFKTGTATASIRGTEGYVGGEGVFFAGLKTGKLEIIPEGHDTPVNIVAGETTFGKDSLVVVKLASSGHPRFAKKLSVLLADPSKDMNTLIAEVQKADSTFQQQLKDEADSAAKASLPENGFELTTSSPFEVCSQGLEVGGLYRTTDSNATLTVKVGNSYQSSNLVTAADGVPHTFMQKISVSDENGLWNADKATITFMGGGVTTSKTVDLKVNKSCGDVNTKAPSIGLTSYDSLRCSANISIGGMQNDAGIFVMEVDGAPVSQDAITRNAQKRVKLKNGSHEYVMRAEDQAGNKAEVSRVMGCYPMKRFNVEVSGGTKELVTAPPNRPEGDTRLMKTLQFRIKIPENSPEYLYKVVVKQNGKTILQETLSQIQSLDYQLPVELNRNMTNSLEIEVVHKSGFRAKAKKLYEVSPK; encoded by the coding sequence ATGTTCGAAAAGTGTTCTTTGCTTCATGGTTTGGCCGTCTTGGCCCTGGTTCCCGCAATGGCTTACTCTGCACCTGCTGCAGGTAAGGTTCGTTCTGTATTGGGCACTGTTGAACGCCAGAAAATTAGCCAGAATGACTGGAGTGCCCTTCGCGCTAACGCTAACGTTTTCCAGTCCGACAAGGTCCGTACAGGTGAAGCTTCCGAAGTGATCTTCAACCTTCCGGATGGTAGCTCCATTACCATTGCTGAATTTGCCGAAGTTGAATTGGCAACTTTGCTGCAACCCAACGACAAGGGTGGCTTCGAAACTCGAATCGACATCAAGAAGGGCCACATCAACTTTGCTGTCGAAAAGCTGAAACAGAAAAACTCTACCTTTAAGTTCAAGACGGGTACCGCAACCGCATCTATTCGCGGTACGGAAGGTTATGTGGGCGGTGAAGGCGTGTTCTTCGCAGGTCTTAAGACCGGTAAGTTGGAAATTATCCCCGAAGGTCATGATACTCCCGTTAATATCGTAGCCGGCGAAACTACCTTCGGTAAGGATTCCCTGGTGGTTGTGAAGTTGGCTTCCTCCGGTCATCCTCGCTTTGCCAAGAAGTTGAGTGTCTTGCTTGCCGATCCTTCCAAGGATATGAACACCTTGATTGCTGAAGTCCAGAAGGCTGACTCCACTTTCCAGCAGCAGCTGAAGGATGAAGCCGATAGTGCCGCAAAGGCTTCTCTGCCCGAAAATGGCTTTGAGCTGACAACCTCTTCTCCCTTTGAAGTTTGCTCTCAGGGTCTGGAAGTGGGCGGTCTCTATCGCACCACGGACTCTAACGCCACTTTGACCGTGAAGGTGGGCAATAGCTATCAGTCCAGCAATCTCGTGACTGCTGCCGACGGTGTTCCCCATACCTTTATGCAGAAGATTTCCGTGTCCGACGAAAATGGCCTGTGGAATGCGGATAAGGCTACCATTACCTTTATGGGTGGCGGCGTGACGACTTCCAAGACGGTGGACCTGAAGGTGAATAAGAGCTGTGGCGATGTGAACACCAAGGCTCCTTCTATAGGACTGACTTCTTACGACTCCCTTCGTTGCTCAGCCAATATTTCCATTGGTGGCATGCAGAATGATGCGGGTATCTTTGTCATGGAAGTGGATGGTGCACCTGTGTCCCAGGATGCCATTACCCGTAACGCCCAGAAGCGCGTGAAACTGAAGAATGGAAGTCACGAATACGTGATGAGGGCGGAAGACCAGGCGGGCAACAAGGCGGAAGTCTCCCGTGTGATGGGCTGCTATCCCATGAAGCGTTTCAACGTCGAAGTTTCTGGTGGTACAAAGGAATTAGTGACTGCTCCGCCTAACCGTCCGGAAGGCGATACTCGCCTGATGAAAACATTGCAATTTAGAATAAAGATTCCTGAAAATAGCCCCGAATATTTGTACAAGGTTGTTGTCAAACAGAATGGAAAGACTATATTACAAGAGACCCTTTCCCAGATCCAGAGCCTGGATTACCAGCTGCCTGTGGAACTGAATCGCAATATGACCAACAGCCTGGAAATCGAAGTTGTTCATAAGAGCGGGTTCAGAGCTAAGGCCAAGAAACTTTACGAGGTCTCGCCGAAATGA
- a CDS encoding translation initiation factor (involved in start site selection during the initiation of translation) translates to MGIEERSTLVYSTELGGRVKQEKPKAERPKGDGTVRIQLKRLGGGKMASVVTGIPLDEDELKELGRQLKQKCGVGGSVKDFTIEIQGDKRNILKQELEKKGYTVKLAGG, encoded by the coding sequence ATGGGTATTGAAGAACGTTCTACGCTTGTGTATTCTACTGAACTGGGTGGTCGCGTGAAGCAGGAAAAGCCCAAGGCCGAACGTCCCAAGGGGGATGGAACCGTACGTATCCAGCTGAAACGCCTGGGTGGCGGCAAGATGGCGAGCGTTGTAACGGGTATCCCTCTGGACGAGGATGAACTGAAGGAACTTGGCCGTCAGCTGAAGCAAAAATGCGGTGTAGGAGGTTCTGTGAAGGACTTTACCATTGAAATTCAGGGTGATAAGCGCAATATTTTAAAGCAGGAACTGGAAAAGAAGGGCTATACCGTCAAATTGGCTGGCGGCTAG